A stretch of Eubalaena glacialis isolate mEubGla1 chromosome 10, mEubGla1.1.hap2.+ XY, whole genome shotgun sequence DNA encodes these proteins:
- the NXF1 gene encoding nuclear RNA export factor 1 — MADEGKSYNEHDDRVSFPQRRKKGRGPFRWKYGEGNRRSGRGGPVVRCSRLEEDDRDVAMSDAQDVPRVRYNPYAARPNRRGESWHERSRIHVTVPLRRDRAPPERGGAGTSQDGTSKNWFKITIPYGRKYDKSWLLSVIQSKCSVPFTPIEFHYENTRAQFFVEDASTASALKAVNYKILDRENRRISIIINSSPPPHTVQNELKPEQVEQLKLIMSKRYDGSQQALDLKGLRSDPDLVAQNIDVVLNRRSCMAATLRIIEENIPELLSLNLSNNKLYRLDDLSSIVQKAPNLKILNLSGNELKSERELDKIKGLKLEELWLEGNTLCDTFRDQSTYISAVRERFPKLLRLDSHELPPPIAFDVEAPTVLPPCKGSYFGTETLKNLVLHFLQQYYAIYDSGDRQRLLDAYHDGACCSLSIPFTPQNPARSNLAEYFKDSRNVKKLKDPTLRFRLLKHTRLNVVAFLNELPKTQHDVNSFVVDISAQTSTLLCFSVNGVFKEVDGKSRDSLRAFTRTFVAVPASNSGLCIVNDELFVRNAGPDETRRAFAMPAPTPSSSPVPTLSPEQQEMLQAFSTQSGMNLEWSQKCLQDNNWDYTRSAQAFTHLKAKGEIPEVAFIK; from the exons ATGGCGGACGAGGGGAAGTCGTACAACG AGCACGATGATCGAGTTAGTTTCcctcaaagaagaaagaaaggccgGGGCCCTTTCCGGTGGAAGTATGGTGAGGGGAACCGGAGGTCTGGAAGAGGAGGTCCTGTCGTTCGGTGTTCCCGCCTGGAGGAAGATGACAGAGATGTGGCGATGAGTGATGCCCAGGATGTTCCCCGAGTACGATA caACCCCTATGCTGCACGACCCAACCGTCGGGGTGAGAGTTGGCACGAGCGGTCTCGAATTCATGTTACTGTGCCTCTGCGGAGAGATCGAGCtcctccagagaggggaggggctggcacCAGCCAGGATGGGACCTCAAAGAACTGGTTTAAGATTACA ATTCCTTATGGCAGGAAATACGACAAGTCATGGCTCCTGAGCGTGATTCAGAGCAAGTGCAGTGTCCCTTTCACTCCCATTGAG TTTCACTATGAAAACACACGGGCCCAGTTTTTTGTTGAGGATGCCAGTACTGCCTCTGCATTGAAGGCTGTCAACTATAAGATTTTGGATCGGGAGAACCGCAGG ATATCTATCATCATCAactcctctcctccaccccatACTGTGCAGAATGAACTGAAGCCAGAACAAGTAGAGCAGCTAAAG CTGATCATGAGCAAACGATACGATGGCTCCCAACAAGCACTTGACCTCAAGGGCCTCCGTTCAGACCCAG ATTTGGTGGCCCAGAACATTGACGTTGTCCTGAATCGTAGAAGCTGTATGGCAGCCACCCTGCGAATCATTGAAGAGAACATCCCTGAG CTGTTGTCCTTAAACTTGAGCAATAACAAGCTGTACAGGCTGGATGACTTGTCCAGCATTGTGCAGAAAGCACCCAATCTAAAGATCCTCAATCTTTCTGGAAATGAG CTAAAGTCTGAGCGGGAGTTGGACAAGATAAAAGGGCTGAAGCTAGAAGAGCTGTGGCTTGAAGGAAACACCCTGTGTGATACCTTTCGAGACCAGTCCACCTACATCAG CGCCGTTCGAGAGCGATTTCCCAAATTATTACGCCTG GACAGCCATGAGTTACCCCCACCGATTGCCTTTGACGTTGAAGCCCCTACAGTGTTACCGCCCTGCAAG GGAAGCTACTTTGGAACAGAGACCCTGAAGAATCTGGTCCTGCACTTCTTGCAGCA GTACTATGCGATATATGACTCCGGAGACCGGCAGCGGCTCCTGGATGCCTACCACGATGGGGCCTGCTGCTCCCTGAGTATTCCTTTCACCCCCCAGAACCCTGCCCG AAGCAACTTAGCTGAGTACTTCAAGGATAGTAGGAATGTGAAGAAGCTTAAAGACCCTA cCCTGCGGTTCCGGCTGCTGAAGCACACACGTCTCAACGTTGTGGCCTTCCTCAATGAGTTGCCCAAAACTCAGCATGACGTCAATTCCTTCGTGGTAGACATAAGCGCCCAGACA AGCACGTTGCTGTGTTTTTCTGTCAATGGAGTCTTCAAAGAAG TGGATGGAAAATCTCGGGACTCTTTGCGAGCCTTTACCCGGACGTTCGTCGCTGTTCCTGCCAGCAATTCAGG GTTGTGCATCGTAAACGATGAGCTGTTTGTGCGGAATGCCGGCCCCGATGAGACCCGGAGGGCCTTTGCCATGCCTGCACCCACGCCATCTTCCAGCCCAGTGCCCACCCTCTCCCCGGAGCAGCAGGAGATGCTGCAGGCATTCTCCACCCAGTCTGGCATGAACCTTGAGTGGTCCCAGAA GTGCCTTCAGGACAACAACTGGGACTACACCAGATCTGCCCAGGCCTTTACTCATCTCAAG gcCAAAGGCGAGATCCCAGAAGTGGCGTTCATAAAGTGA